Below is a window of Aerococcus viridans DNA.
ATCAGCTCGCCCTTTGGTAAGGTTTCCCATTCGACTTGGTTTAATATCGGGTCTTTCCGTAAGTAACCAACCACCAACAAAACGCCTACAAGGATTTGAATCCCCATCAACAAGGCATCCATCAACCGTTCCGGCGCTACCCCTAAGACTTGGTGCCATAAGTAAGCTAAGATAAAGTTCACCGCAACCATTAAAACAGCTAATAACCCTGCTTTAAAGGCTACTCGCTCCCATTTCAACAGACGCACTTCCTTGGGCAAGGTCCAATCTAGGTAAATGATCATAGCCACTAAACCTAAATTAGTTGCCCAGGCCGCACCTACAGTACCTAGGAAACCAACTAAAATCGCTGTAAATATCCCCTTAACTAGCATGCCGACCATAAAGGCAATACCTGCTTTATACCACTGTCCTTGGGCTTGGAGAATATTATTTTGCCCCAATACGAGACTGGCGAGGATAACCATCACCACATAAACCATTAAGACCTCAGAACCAGCAGAACTAGCAAATAGGAAATGGTTTAATTGGGGCATGATCGATATCAAACCGCCCGTAATGATGGTGGCGAAAAAGAGAGTCACCCGTAGGTATTGTCTGCTGACGATTTCAAATTCGCCAGCTTCCTTGCGGTCACCCTTTTTCACTAAAGCAAGGGTGGGTAAGAATGAAGTGGCAAGCGATGTGGCCACAACCATGCCTAGTTGGACGATGGGCTGTCCGCGGTCGTAAATCCCCTTCATATCCTTGGCTACAGCCGTCGCAATCCCATTATCTACCAGTTGGTCATAAACGGTAAAGGCGTCAATCAGCTGATAAAAGACCAATAGTACTGAGAAGAAACAAATAACAAAGCCTTCTGTGACAAAGTCTTTGGTTAATTTAGTCCAGGATAAGCCTGCGCCGTCATCAGGGTCACTCGCTTGATCTAACCCGTAATGCCCGGCTAAAAAGTCTTGGTACATGGCCTTCTCGCGGTAATTTAACAAGTAATAAGCCATGACGATCGAAGCAGCTGCGGCGGCAATCCAAGCTGACTGCATGGTCCAAAAACCCATCTGGTAGACATCTGGATTCTTGTCAGTCACCTCCATCCGGCTAAAGATGAAGGCGACAGTTAAAATGACTGCCACCCGAACGAATTGCTCGGTAACTTGCGAAATAGCGGTTGGGGTCATAAGATTACGCCCCTGCATAAAACCTCTAGACAGGAGTAAACCTGGCATCAAGAGGAACATAAAAGACACGCTTTTGATAACAGGCGTCAGTAAACTATCACCCATCATAGCCGCAATCCAATCAGCCCCAAAATAAACCAGGGCAAAACAAGCGAGTGCAAAAACCGACACAATGACTGCGTATCTCTTCAACAAAGATTTACTTTGCTTGTGGTTATTTTGTAGGGCGACCTGTTTACCAATAAAAGATGGCAACCCATTTAAAGCGAAGGTCATCCCTATTCCGTAAATTGGGTAAACCTGTTGGTAGACATAAAAACCCTCGTTACCGACCATATTCTGTAAAGGGACCCGGTAGATAGCAGACAATACTTTAGCCACTAAGGCTGCGAGCGTTAGAACGGCAGCCCCTTGCATGGCCGCTTGACCCGTTGATCTTGCCTTTGAATCATCATTTTTCACCATCTAGTCACCTACTTGATCATTTTCTGCATCTAAACCAGTTTGATCAGCTTCATTTTCAGCAGCCTTCACTTGAGCGTCTACAGCAGCTTTACCCGCCGCCTCTTCTTGTTCAGCTTTTAAGGCTTGTGCTTTCTCGTAGTCAGCTTTCTCCTTGGCCAATTGGTCCGCCTTCATTTGGACCACATTTTCGTCATTAGCTAACTTGGTTGTAAATTGCAGCAAGTAGTCCAACCATTCTTCAGTAGACAACTTGTTTAAACCTAGGCTAATCATTAAGGCAGCCCCAACTTGCTTAATCGCTAAGCGGAAAGGATTGTCCTCTAAAGCCTTGAAGATAGCTGGTGTCATGATTTGTTGTTCAAGATTTTCGTGGAAAAGTACTTCTATGGTGTTACTGGCGGTAATACGTTTAATGCTTGTCACACCAACCTTATCGGCCGCCGCTTTAATAGCACCTACTTGCAGTAAAAGTTGCGTTTCAATTGGTGGTTCACCGTATCGATCCATCAACTCATCATCCAAGTCCCACATTTCATCCACGCTGGTCATGGCTTGCACCCGTTTATAAATCTCCACTTTTTGTCGCTCATCCCGGATATAGTTCTGCGGGATATAAGCATCAATAGATAGTGAAATTTCCACTGGCTCAGTTTTCTTAGCCGGTAAAATGCCCCGTTTACGTTGGACTGCTTCACGTAGCATTTGTGAATAGAGGTCGAAACCGACTGAGTTAACAAAGCCGTGTTGCTGTT
It encodes the following:
- a CDS encoding polysaccharide biosynthesis protein, which codes for MVKNDDSKARSTGQAAMQGAAVLTLAALVAKVLSAIYRVPLQNMVGNEGFYVYQQVYPIYGIGMTFALNGLPSFIGKQVALQNNHKQSKSLLKRYAVIVSVFALACFALVYFGADWIAAMMGDSLLTPVIKSVSFMFLLMPGLLLSRGFMQGRNLMTPTAISQVTEQFVRVAVILTVAFIFSRMEVTDKNPDVYQMGFWTMQSAWIAAAAASIVMAYYLLNYREKAMYQDFLAGHYGLDQASDPDDGAGLSWTKLTKDFVTEGFVICFFSVLLVFYQLIDAFTVYDQLVDNGIATAVAKDMKGIYDRGQPIVQLGMVVATSLATSFLPTLALVKKGDRKEAGEFEIVSRQYLRVTLFFATIITGGLISIMPQLNHFLFASSAGSEVLMVYVVMVILASLVLGQNNILQAQGQWYKAGIAFMVGMLVKGIFTAILVGFLGTVGAAWATNLGLVAMIIYLDWTLPKEVRLLKWERVAFKAGLLAVLMVAVNFILAYLWHQVLGVAPERLMDALLMGIQILVGVLLVVGYLRKDPILNQVEWETLPKGELIWRLLQG